From Orcinus orca chromosome 3, mOrcOrc1.1, whole genome shotgun sequence, a single genomic window includes:
- the IRX4 gene encoding iroquois-class homeodomain protein IRX-4 isoform X4: MQMGVGRMGGGPVVCESEAGASDPRGGARAGSHPGSCDPRLTGSYRTASTPRTHRDLRMRASLRQRPQPTTPTSRRWASTPTTGSACLGKTQVLPPQTHLHDRDCSRVGLALAACPRRGGRCRRPIAQPVSRYGTMDSGTRRKNATRETTSTLKAWLQEHRKNPYPTKGEKIMLAIITKMTLTQVSTWFANARRRLKKENKMTWPPRNKCADEKRPYAEGEEEEGGEEEARAQPLKSTKGAEPTDKEKDLELSDLEDFDPLEGEPPECELKPPFQPLDGGLDRVPAVPDGPSAPGKEAPGALRMPLAAGGGATLDQDLERARSCLRSTAARPEHQVGAGVGPQTCEPKLGFAPAGASAGLEAKPRIWSLAHTATAAAATALGQTEFPSCMLKRHGPAGPAAPSSAPASSSPATPAPAGALDRHQDSPVTSLRNWVDGVFHDPILRHSTLNQAWASAKGALLDPGPLGRSLAGGAKVLTTPLARSFPPVAPQDAPASGAAKELPATPKAGGKPFCA; this comes from the exons AtgcagatgggggtggggaggatggggGGCGGCCCAGTGGTCTGTGAGAGTGAGGCAGGAGCCAGTGATCCTAGGGGAGGGGCTCGAGCTGGGTCGCATCCGGGAAGCTGCGACCCCAGGCTCACCGGCTCCTACAGAACAGCTTCGACTCCAAGGACGCACCGGGATCTGCGCATGCGGGCCTCGCTCCGGCAGCGGCCACAGCCTACTACCCCTACGAGCCGGCGTTGGGCCAGTACCCCTACGACAG gcAGTGCCTGCCTGGGTAAAACCCAGGTCTTGCCGCCACAAACACACCTCCACGACCGGGACTGCAGCCGCGTGGGCCTGGCGCTGGCCGCCTGCCCGCGGCGCGGGGGCCGCTGCCGGCGCCCCATTGCCCAGCCTGTCTCCAGGTACGGGACCATGGACAGCGGCACGCGGCGGAAGAACGCCACGCGCGAGACCACCAGCACCCTCAAGGCCTGGCTGCAGGAGCACCGCAAGAACCCCTACCCCACCAAGGGCGAGAAGATCATGCTGGCCATCATCACCAAGATGACCCTCACGCAGGTCTCCACCTGGTTCGCCAACGCACGCCGGCGCCTCAAGAAGGAGAACAAGATGACGTGGCCGCCGAGGAACAAGTGTGCGGATGAGAAGCGGCCCTACGCGGAGGgcgaggaggaagaggggggcgAGGAGGAAGCCAGGGCGCAGCCCCTCAAGAGCACCAAAGGTGCAG AGCCCACAGACAAAGAGAAGGATCTGGAGCTCAGCGACTTGGAGGACTTCGACCCCCTGGAGGGGGAGCCCCCAGAGTGCGAGCTGAAGCCGCCCTTCCAACCCCTGGATGGAGGCCTGGATCGAGTCCCCGCCGTGCCAGACGGCCCCAGCGCCCCAGGGAAGGAGGCTCCGGGCGCCCTCCGGATGCCCCTGGCCGCCGGGGGTGGGGCCACTCTGGACCAGGACCTGGAGAGGGCCCGGAGCTGCCTCCGGAGCACGGCGGCTCGGCCGGAGCACCAGGTGGGCGCGGGGGTTGGCCCGCAGACCTGCGAGCCCAAGCTGGGCTTTGCTCCAGCGGGGGCGTCGGCGGGCCTCGAGGCCAAGCCGCGCATCTGGTCCCTGGCACACACGGCCACCGCGGCCGCCGCCACCGCCCTCGGCCAGACTGAGTTTCCCTCGTGCATGCTCAAGCGCCATGGCCCCGCTGGCCCTGCGGCCCCCTCCTCGGCGCCCGCCTCCTCCTCGCCTGCGACCCCGGCTCCCGCCGGTGCCCTGGACAGGCACCAGGACTCCCCGGTAACCAGTCTCAGAAACTGGGTGGACGGGGTCTTCCACGACCCCATCCTCAGACACAGCACTTTGAACCAGGCCTGGGCCAGCGCCAAGGGCGCCCTTCTGGACCCGGGGCCGCTGGGCCGCTCGCTGGCGGGGGGCGCCAAAGTGCTGACGACGCCCCTGGCGCGCTCCTTCCCGCCCGTCGCGCCCCAAGACGCCCCCGCCTCCGGCGCAGCCAAGGAGCTGCCAGCCACGCCCAAGGCCGGCGGCAAGCCCTTCTGCGCGTAG
- the IRX4 gene encoding iroquois-class homeodomain protein IRX-4 isoform X3, with amino-acid sequence MRASLRQRPQPTTPTSRRWASTPTTGSACLGKTQVLPPQTHLHDRDCSRVGLALAACPRRGGRCRRPIAQPVSRYGTMDSGTRRKNATRETTSTLKAWLQEHRKNPYPTKGEKIMLAIITKMTLTQVSTWFANARRRLKKENKMTWPPRNKCADEKRPYAEGEEEEGGEEEARAQPLKSTKGAEPTDKEKDLELSDLEDFDPLEGEPPECELKPPFQPLDGGLDRVPAVPDGPSAPGKEAPGALRMPLAAGGGATLDQDLERARSCLRSTAARPEHQVGAGVGPQTCEPKLGFAPAGASAGLEAKPRIWSLAHTATAAAATALGQTEFPSCMLKRHGPAGPAAPSSAPASSSPATPAPAGALDRHQDSPVTSLRNWVDGVFHDPILRHSTLNQAWASAKGALLDPGPLGRSLAGGAKVLTTPLARSFPPVAPQDAPASGAAKELPATPKAGGKPFCA; translated from the exons ATGCGGGCCTCGCTCCGGCAGCGGCCACAGCCTACTACCCCTACGAGCCGGCGTTGGGCCAGTACCCCTACGACAG gcAGTGCCTGCCTGGGTAAAACCCAGGTCTTGCCGCCACAAACACACCTCCACGACCGGGACTGCAGCCGCGTGGGCCTGGCGCTGGCCGCCTGCCCGCGGCGCGGGGGCCGCTGCCGGCGCCCCATTGCCCAGCCTGTCTCCAGGTACGGGACCATGGACAGCGGCACGCGGCGGAAGAACGCCACGCGCGAGACCACCAGCACCCTCAAGGCCTGGCTGCAGGAGCACCGCAAGAACCCCTACCCCACCAAGGGCGAGAAGATCATGCTGGCCATCATCACCAAGATGACCCTCACGCAGGTCTCCACCTGGTTCGCCAACGCACGCCGGCGCCTCAAGAAGGAGAACAAGATGACGTGGCCGCCGAGGAACAAGTGTGCGGATGAGAAGCGGCCCTACGCGGAGGgcgaggaggaagaggggggcgAGGAGGAAGCCAGGGCGCAGCCCCTCAAGAGCACCAAAGGTGCAG AGCCCACAGACAAAGAGAAGGATCTGGAGCTCAGCGACTTGGAGGACTTCGACCCCCTGGAGGGGGAGCCCCCAGAGTGCGAGCTGAAGCCGCCCTTCCAACCCCTGGATGGAGGCCTGGATCGAGTCCCCGCCGTGCCAGACGGCCCCAGCGCCCCAGGGAAGGAGGCTCCGGGCGCCCTCCGGATGCCCCTGGCCGCCGGGGGTGGGGCCACTCTGGACCAGGACCTGGAGAGGGCCCGGAGCTGCCTCCGGAGCACGGCGGCTCGGCCGGAGCACCAGGTGGGCGCGGGGGTTGGCCCGCAGACCTGCGAGCCCAAGCTGGGCTTTGCTCCAGCGGGGGCGTCGGCGGGCCTCGAGGCCAAGCCGCGCATCTGGTCCCTGGCACACACGGCCACCGCGGCCGCCGCCACCGCCCTCGGCCAGACTGAGTTTCCCTCGTGCATGCTCAAGCGCCATGGCCCCGCTGGCCCTGCGGCCCCCTCCTCGGCGCCCGCCTCCTCCTCGCCTGCGACCCCGGCTCCCGCCGGTGCCCTGGACAGGCACCAGGACTCCCCGGTAACCAGTCTCAGAAACTGGGTGGACGGGGTCTTCCACGACCCCATCCTCAGACACAGCACTTTGAACCAGGCCTGGGCCAGCGCCAAGGGCGCCCTTCTGGACCCGGGGCCGCTGGGCCGCTCGCTGGCGGGGGGCGCCAAAGTGCTGACGACGCCCCTGGCGCGCTCCTTCCCGCCCGTCGCGCCCCAAGACGCCCCCGCCTCCGGCGCAGCCAAGGAGCTGCCAGCCACGCCCAAGGCCGGCGGCAAGCCCTTCTGCGCGTAG
- the IRX4 gene encoding iroquois-class homeodomain protein IRX-4 isoform X2: MSYPQFGYPYSSAPQFLMTTNSLSTCCESGGRTLADSRPAASAQAPVYCPVYESRLLATARHELNSAAALGVYGGPYGGSQGYGNYVTYGSEASAFYSLNSFDSKDAPGSAHAGLAPAAATAYYPYEPALGQYPYDRYGTMDSGTRRKNATRETTSTLKAWLQEHRKNPYPTKGEKIMLAIITKMTLTQVSTWFANARRRLKKENKMTWPPRNKCADEKRPYAEGEEEEGGEEEARAQPLKSTKEPTDKEKDLELSDLEDFDPLEGEPPECELKPPFQPLDGGLDRVPAVPDGPSAPGKEAPGALRMPLAAGGGATLDQDLERARSCLRSTAARPEHQVGAGVGPQTCEPKLGFAPAGASAGLEAKPRIWSLAHTATAAAATALGQTEFPSCMLKRHGPAGPAAPSSAPASSSPATPAPAGALDRHQDSPVTSLRNWVDGVFHDPILRHSTLNQAWASAKGALLDPGPLGRSLAGGAKVLTTPLARSFPPVAPQDAPASGAAKELPATPKAGGKPFCA; encoded by the exons ATGTCCTACCCGCAGTTTGGGTACCCCTACTCCTCGGCACCCCAG TTCCTGATGACCACCAACTCCCTGAGCACGTGCTGCGAATCCGGTGGCCGCACGCTGGCCGACTCCAGGCCGGCTGCCTCAGCCCAGGCGCCCGTCTACTGCCCGGTCTACGAGAGCCGGCTGCTGGCCACCGCGCGCCACGAGCTGAACTCAGCGGCGGCGCTTGGCGTCTATGGGGGCCCCTACGGCGGCTCGCAGGGCTACGGCAACTACGTGACCTACGGTTCTGAGGCGTCTGCCTTTTACTCGCTG AACAGCTTCGACTCCAAGGACGCACCGGGATCTGCGCATGCGGGCCTCGCTCCGGCAGCGGCCACAGCCTACTACCCCTACGAGCCGGCGTTGGGCCAGTACCCCTACGACAG GTACGGGACCATGGACAGCGGCACGCGGCGGAAGAACGCCACGCGCGAGACCACCAGCACCCTCAAGGCCTGGCTGCAGGAGCACCGCAAGAACCCCTACCCCACCAAGGGCGAGAAGATCATGCTGGCCATCATCACCAAGATGACCCTCACGCAGGTCTCCACCTGGTTCGCCAACGCACGCCGGCGCCTCAAGAAGGAGAACAAGATGACGTGGCCGCCGAGGAACAAGTGTGCGGATGAGAAGCGGCCCTACGCGGAGGgcgaggaggaagaggggggcgAGGAGGAAGCCAGGGCGCAGCCCCTCAAGAGCACCAAAG AGCCCACAGACAAAGAGAAGGATCTGGAGCTCAGCGACTTGGAGGACTTCGACCCCCTGGAGGGGGAGCCCCCAGAGTGCGAGCTGAAGCCGCCCTTCCAACCCCTGGATGGAGGCCTGGATCGAGTCCCCGCCGTGCCAGACGGCCCCAGCGCCCCAGGGAAGGAGGCTCCGGGCGCCCTCCGGATGCCCCTGGCCGCCGGGGGTGGGGCCACTCTGGACCAGGACCTGGAGAGGGCCCGGAGCTGCCTCCGGAGCACGGCGGCTCGGCCGGAGCACCAGGTGGGCGCGGGGGTTGGCCCGCAGACCTGCGAGCCCAAGCTGGGCTTTGCTCCAGCGGGGGCGTCGGCGGGCCTCGAGGCCAAGCCGCGCATCTGGTCCCTGGCACACACGGCCACCGCGGCCGCCGCCACCGCCCTCGGCCAGACTGAGTTTCCCTCGTGCATGCTCAAGCGCCATGGCCCCGCTGGCCCTGCGGCCCCCTCCTCGGCGCCCGCCTCCTCCTCGCCTGCGACCCCGGCTCCCGCCGGTGCCCTGGACAGGCACCAGGACTCCCCGGTAACCAGTCTCAGAAACTGGGTGGACGGGGTCTTCCACGACCCCATCCTCAGACACAGCACTTTGAACCAGGCCTGGGCCAGCGCCAAGGGCGCCCTTCTGGACCCGGGGCCGCTGGGCCGCTCGCTGGCGGGGGGCGCCAAAGTGCTGACGACGCCCCTGGCGCGCTCCTTCCCGCCCGTCGCGCCCCAAGACGCCCCCGCCTCCGGCGCAGCCAAGGAGCTGCCAGCCACGCCCAAGGCCGGCGGCAAGCCCTTCTGCGCGTAG
- the IRX4 gene encoding iroquois-class homeodomain protein IRX-4 isoform X1 codes for MSYPQFGYPYSSAPQFLMTTNSLSTCCESGGRTLADSRPAASAQAPVYCPVYESRLLATARHELNSAAALGVYGGPYGGSQGYGNYVTYGSEASAFYSLNSFDSKDAPGSAHAGLAPAAATAYYPYEPALGQYPYDRYGTMDSGTRRKNATRETTSTLKAWLQEHRKNPYPTKGEKIMLAIITKMTLTQVSTWFANARRRLKKENKMTWPPRNKCADEKRPYAEGEEEEGGEEEARAQPLKSTKGAEPTDKEKDLELSDLEDFDPLEGEPPECELKPPFQPLDGGLDRVPAVPDGPSAPGKEAPGALRMPLAAGGGATLDQDLERARSCLRSTAARPEHQVGAGVGPQTCEPKLGFAPAGASAGLEAKPRIWSLAHTATAAAATALGQTEFPSCMLKRHGPAGPAAPSSAPASSSPATPAPAGALDRHQDSPVTSLRNWVDGVFHDPILRHSTLNQAWASAKGALLDPGPLGRSLAGGAKVLTTPLARSFPPVAPQDAPASGAAKELPATPKAGGKPFCA; via the exons ATGTCCTACCCGCAGTTTGGGTACCCCTACTCCTCGGCACCCCAG TTCCTGATGACCACCAACTCCCTGAGCACGTGCTGCGAATCCGGTGGCCGCACGCTGGCCGACTCCAGGCCGGCTGCCTCAGCCCAGGCGCCCGTCTACTGCCCGGTCTACGAGAGCCGGCTGCTGGCCACCGCGCGCCACGAGCTGAACTCAGCGGCGGCGCTTGGCGTCTATGGGGGCCCCTACGGCGGCTCGCAGGGCTACGGCAACTACGTGACCTACGGTTCTGAGGCGTCTGCCTTTTACTCGCTG AACAGCTTCGACTCCAAGGACGCACCGGGATCTGCGCATGCGGGCCTCGCTCCGGCAGCGGCCACAGCCTACTACCCCTACGAGCCGGCGTTGGGCCAGTACCCCTACGACAG GTACGGGACCATGGACAGCGGCACGCGGCGGAAGAACGCCACGCGCGAGACCACCAGCACCCTCAAGGCCTGGCTGCAGGAGCACCGCAAGAACCCCTACCCCACCAAGGGCGAGAAGATCATGCTGGCCATCATCACCAAGATGACCCTCACGCAGGTCTCCACCTGGTTCGCCAACGCACGCCGGCGCCTCAAGAAGGAGAACAAGATGACGTGGCCGCCGAGGAACAAGTGTGCGGATGAGAAGCGGCCCTACGCGGAGGgcgaggaggaagaggggggcgAGGAGGAAGCCAGGGCGCAGCCCCTCAAGAGCACCAAAGGTGCAG AGCCCACAGACAAAGAGAAGGATCTGGAGCTCAGCGACTTGGAGGACTTCGACCCCCTGGAGGGGGAGCCCCCAGAGTGCGAGCTGAAGCCGCCCTTCCAACCCCTGGATGGAGGCCTGGATCGAGTCCCCGCCGTGCCAGACGGCCCCAGCGCCCCAGGGAAGGAGGCTCCGGGCGCCCTCCGGATGCCCCTGGCCGCCGGGGGTGGGGCCACTCTGGACCAGGACCTGGAGAGGGCCCGGAGCTGCCTCCGGAGCACGGCGGCTCGGCCGGAGCACCAGGTGGGCGCGGGGGTTGGCCCGCAGACCTGCGAGCCCAAGCTGGGCTTTGCTCCAGCGGGGGCGTCGGCGGGCCTCGAGGCCAAGCCGCGCATCTGGTCCCTGGCACACACGGCCACCGCGGCCGCCGCCACCGCCCTCGGCCAGACTGAGTTTCCCTCGTGCATGCTCAAGCGCCATGGCCCCGCTGGCCCTGCGGCCCCCTCCTCGGCGCCCGCCTCCTCCTCGCCTGCGACCCCGGCTCCCGCCGGTGCCCTGGACAGGCACCAGGACTCCCCGGTAACCAGTCTCAGAAACTGGGTGGACGGGGTCTTCCACGACCCCATCCTCAGACACAGCACTTTGAACCAGGCCTGGGCCAGCGCCAAGGGCGCCCTTCTGGACCCGGGGCCGCTGGGCCGCTCGCTGGCGGGGGGCGCCAAAGTGCTGACGACGCCCCTGGCGCGCTCCTTCCCGCCCGTCGCGCCCCAAGACGCCCCCGCCTCCGGCGCAGCCAAGGAGCTGCCAGCCACGCCCAAGGCCGGCGGCAAGCCCTTCTGCGCGTAG